Genomic DNA from Panulirus ornatus isolate Po-2019 chromosome 50, ASM3632096v1, whole genome shotgun sequence:
GTCTACATCAGGAGGGACCTATAGGCTAAGTGGTACGCCTTTGACTTCCGCTGTTACAGGAAAATCAGAGAAAAGGACGTGAAGAATCTAACAAGAATACATGACTGAAAATGAAATGCACCTAACAGAAATAGTTGCtgagacatgaaaaatattcaagaCATGACTGAGTCAATAGTTATTTAATCAAGACTCGACCAAAACATACAGAGTGTCAGTTGAGAGCCATTGCGACGAGCCAATAAGATGGTCAGGGACTCATGGGAGACACCGAAGGTGTGGATAAAGTGTTTATATCCTCTCGGGAATGACACCGAACTGGGAGTTGCTGATGTCGTAGATAAAGCTGGACTCCTGGCAAGGATATGCCTCCTCGGGGAAGGTGCAGGTGAGCGACTCCTGGTTGAAGACAGTTTTGTTTCCGCACATGAAGGAGAAGTGAGCCGTCTCGAAAACATTTCCGGTTTCGTCAGCGAGGGGGTAACATAAATGGAAGAACTGGCAGTCATTCTCCATATCTGCGTAGTAGCCATAGGGACGGTCGGCGCAGGAGAAGAGGGTTTGGACATCGCGTAACCCAAATATTGCCTGAACTCCGTCAGGAAAAACGTATGCCATGCGGGCGGTGGCAACAGCGACAGTGGTCAGGAGGATGGCGAGGACGAGGCGGGCCATGATGAGATGCTGTTGAAGTAGAGAGTGTTGGGTTAACCCACCTGTAGGGAGACTGGTAACCCACCTGTGGGGAGACTGGTTAACCCACCTGTGGGGAGACTGGTTAACCCACCTTTGGGGGGAATGGATAACCCACCTTCGG
This window encodes:
- the LOC139764425 gene encoding U-scoloptoxin(01)-Cw1a-like, producing MARLVLAILLTTVAVATARMAYVFPDGVQAIFGLRDVQTLFSCADRPYGYYADMENDCQFFHLCYPLADETGNVFETAHFSFMCGNKTVFNQESLTCTFPEEAYPCQESSFIYDISNSQFGVIPERI